Genomic segment of Mustelus asterias unplaced genomic scaffold, sMusAst1.hap1.1 HAP1_SCAFFOLD_3353, whole genome shotgun sequence:
AGTGTTGACCGAACACAGGCCCGGAGCGAAGCCTGGACCTCTCCAGTCCCCTGTGTGTGGGCGTCATGGAGGAAGGTTAACCGAACACAGGCCCGGAGTGAAGCCTGGGCCTCTCCAGGCCCCTGTGTGTGGGCCTCGTGGGAGAGGGTTGACCGAACACATGTCCAGAGTAAAGCTTGGGACTAAATTTCCCTTGTGTGTGGGCCTCAGTTCCCCTTGGAACAGGATGAGGGTTGACCAAATACAGGCCTGGTATGGAGCCTGGGCCTCTCCAGGCCCCTGTGTGTGGACATCATGGAGGTGGGTTGACTGAACACAGGCCTGGGGTGAAGCCTGGGACTAGATTTCCCCATGTGTGGGCCTCAGTTCTACACAGAGCAGGAGGTGGGTTGACCAAACACAGGCCCGGTGTGAAGCCTAGGACTAAATTTCCCCATGTGTGGGCCTCAGTTCTACACAGAGCAGGAGGTGGGTTGACCAAACACAGGCCCGGTGTGAAGCCTGGGACTAAATTTCCCCGTGTGTGGGCCTCAGTTCTACACAGAGCAGGAGGTGGGTTGATCGAACACAGGCCCGGTGTGAAGCCTGGGACTAAATTTCCCCATGTGTGGGCCTCAGTTCTACACAGAGCAGGAGGTGGGTTGACCAAACACAGGCCCGGTGTGAAGCCTGGGACTAAATTTCCCCATGTGTGGGCCTCAGTTCTACACAGAGCAGGAGGTGGGTTGACCGAACACAGGCCCGGTGTGAAGCCTGGGACTAAATTTCCCCATGTGTGGGCCTCAGTTCTACACAGAGCAGGAGGTGGGTTGACCAAACACAGGCCCGGTGTGAAGCCTGGGACTAAATTTCCCCATGTGTGGGCCTCAGTTCTACACAGAGCAGGAGGTGGGTTGACCGAACACAGGCCCGGTGTGAAGCCTGGGACTAAATTTCCCCGTGTGTGGGCCTCAGTTCTACACAGAGCAGGAGGTGGGTTGACCAAACACAGGCCCGGTGTGAAGCCTGCGACTAAATTTCCCCGTGTGTGGGCCTCAGTTCTACACAGAGCAGGAGGTGGGTTGACCAAACACAGGCCCGGTGTGAAGCCTGGGACTAAATTTCCCCGTGTGTGGGCCTCAGTTCTACACAGAGCAGGAGGTGGGTTGACCAAACACAGGCCCAGTGTGAAGCCTGGGACTAAATTTCCCCGTGTGTGGGCCTCAGTTCTACACAGAGCAGGAGGTGGGTTGACCGAACACAGGCCCGGTGTGAAGCCTGGGACTAAATTTCCCCATGTGTGGGCCTCAGTTCTACACAGAGCAGGAGGTGGGTTGACCAAACACAGGCCCGGTGTGAAGCCTGGGACTAAATTTCCCCATGTGTGGGCCTCAGTTCTACACAGAGCAGGAGGTGGGTTGACCAAACACAGGCCCGGTGTGAAGCCTGGGACTAAATTTCCCCGTGTGTGGGCCTCAGTTCTACACAGAGCAGGAGGTGGGTTGATCGAACACAGGCCCGGTGTGAAGCCCGGGACTAAATTTCCCCTGTGTGTGGGCCTCACGGAGCAGGATGAGGGTTGACCGAACACAGGCCCGGTGTGAAGCCTGGGAGTAAATTTTCCCTGTGCATCAGCAGGCGGGACACGATGAGGACTCACGTCGGTGATGATCTTCAGCTTTCGCAGGTAGGTGATCTCGGTGTGCAATAattcccaaatggcctcctgttggtGAGCCTGTTTCCGAGACATTTTCTGTGGCAATGGGAAAGGAGAATTTAGtccctggacagagagagagagaaacagagacagagtgagagagagagagagagagacagaatgaagtagatggagagagagagagacagacagagtgagacagagtgagagagagagagagagagacagaatgaagtagatggagagagagagagacagacagagtgagacagagtgagagagagagagagagagacagaatgaagtagacagagagtgagagagacagatagagagagagagagagtgagataaagagagacagagtgagatagagagagacagagtgagatagagagagagagagacagacagagtgagatagagagacagagagagagagagagagacagagtgggattgagagacagagagagagacagagagagacagagtgggatagagagagggagagagatagagagagacagacagagtgagatagagagagagatagagaaagagacagacagagtgagatagagagacagagagagagagagagacagagtgggattgagagacagagagagagagacagagagagacagagtgggacagagagacagagagggagagggatagagcgagagacagacagagtgagatagagagagagatagagaaagagacagacagagtgagatagagagacagagagagagagagagagggagggagagagagagagagagagggagggagagagagagacagagagagagagagagagagcgagagagagagacagagagagagagacagagagagagagacagagagagagacagagtgagatagagagagacagagtgagatagagagagacagagtgagatagagagagagatagagagagagacagacagagtgagatagagagacagagagagagagagacagagagagagaaagagacagagtgggattgagagacagagagagagacagagagagacagagtgggatagagagacagagagggagagggatagagagagagacagacagagtgagatagagagagagatagagaaagagacagacagagtgagatagagagacagagagagagtgagacagagtgggatagagagacagagagggagagagagggaaggagagagagagagagggagggagagagagacagggagagagagagagacagagagagagagagacagagagagagagagacagagagagacagagagacagacagagagagagagacagagagagaaagacagagagagacagagagagacagagtgggatagagagagagagggagagagatagagagagagacagacagagtgagatagagagagagatagagagagagacagacagagtgagatagagagacagagagagagagacagagtgagatagagagacagagagagagagagacagagagagagagacagagagagacagagagaggcagacagacagagagagacagagagagagagagacagagagagagagagatagagagagagagacagggagtgaggcgggagtgagagagagagacagggagtgagacgggagtgagagagagagacagggagtgagacagggagtgagagagagagacagggagtgagagagagagagagagaaggcaaagagagagacagagagggagagacagagagagagagagagacagagagacagagacagggaaagatagggtgagagagagagttttaaagtttaaagtttagagtctaaagtccgaaagacgtgctggttagggtgcattgtccgtgctaaattctccctcagtgtaacccgaataggcgccagagtgtggcgactaggggattctcacagtaactccattgccgtgttaatgttaaccttacttgtgacactaataaataaactttaaacaattttaAACAGCCAGGCGACATTGGGAGGGGTGCAGATTGTGCAGCCTTCCCCAGCCGAGCAGCCTCTCACCTCGTGCCCTTGAACAATGTCCCTCCAGGATTTGGGGAGGCAGATTCTGGATTCCTGTCCCTCTCGGATCTCCCAGTCCTCCCGGATGTTCTCAGCGAGCCTGGGCAAACCGAACACACTAAAGGCCGTGAGTTTCTGGTACAACTCCTCCATCTTCTCCGATTCCTGGTGAGAGAGATCAGGAGAGATCAAAGTcaactgtgtaacaggctggagatagagacgggctgaatggcctcctcctgttcctgtgtaacaggctggagatagagacgggctgaatggcctcctcctgttcctgtgcaacaggctccagagagaggggccgaatgggcctcctcctgttcctgtgtaacaggctggagagagagaggctgaatggcctcctcctgttcctgtgtaacaggctggagagagagaggggctgaatggcctcctcctgttcctgtgtaacaggctggagagagagaggggctgaatggccttctcctgttcctgtgtaacaggctggagagagagaggggctgaatggccttctcctgttcctgtataacaggctggagagagagaggggctgaatggcctcctcctgttcctgtgtaacaggctccagacagaggggccgaatggcctcctcctatttctgtgtaacaggctcaagagagaggggccgaatggcctcctcctgttcctgtgtaacaggctcaagagagagaggggccgaatggcctcctcctatttctgtgtaacaggctcaggagagaggggccgaatggcctcctcctgttcctgtgtaacaggctcaagagagagaggggctgaatggcctcctcctgtttctgtgttacaggctggagagagacgggctgaatggcctcctcctgttcctgtgtaacaggctggagagagaggggctgaatggcctcctcctgtttctgtgttacaggctggagagagacgggctgaatggcctcctcctgttcctgtgtaataggctggagagagaggggctgaacggcctcctcctgttactgtgttacAGGCTCCAGATagagacgggctgaatggcctcctcctgttcctgtgtaacaggctggagagagaggggctgaatggcctcctcctgttcctgtgtaatagctggagagagaggggctgaatggcctcctcctgttcctgtgtaatagctggagagagaggggctgaatggcctcctcctgttcctgtgtaatagctggagagagaggggctgaatggcctcctcctgttcctgtgtaacaggctcaagagagagaggggctgaatggcctcctcctgttcctgtgtaacagtctccaACACTGGACTGCTCTTTGTGCGGCTATATCACCTTCTTGAACTTgacgatacaatgatcactgttaccTAAAAAAAACAACGCAGATCCGAATTGGCCCAACTAATTCACCCCAGACCCCTGTAGGCCCAGCGGCGCCACCCTCATCTCCGGTTGGGCGGGGAGGGTAGTGCAGGGGAAAAGCTCCCCTCAACTCCCTCGTGGAACTCACCCCCCCTGAGTGGAAGTGGTGGGCGAAACGAGGGCTGGGTGAGAGTTCGGATGGTGGGGTCGGGTGTAGAGTTTTGGGAGTGCTCAGGGATGGGGGAGCCCAGAGGTAAGGAAGGAATGAGCGGAAGGTGTCGGAAGGAGGTTAATGGACGTGCAGTTAATCTCACCTTGTTGACTGGCGTGGAATTAAATATGGTACTGAGGCGAGTGCGGGTCCGGTTGTCCGTGGCGAGCCCGTACCCCAGCAATGCATTGTTGGGGGGCTGGTATCGCGAGAGCGTCACATATTCTGGAacaatcttctttgtcttctttgcCTTCGGGACAGAAGAGAGTGGGTCACTGGGGCGTAGGGAacgaggtgggtgagagggttaatacCGCTCCCTCCGATCGGGATACGGGTTGCCCTATATGTGTGTGTACCTGGGAGAAAGTTAGTGAGAGGGTTaattcccctcctctctccctccgatCGGGATACGGGCTTCCCTATATGTGTGTGTACCTGGGAGAAGGTGAGTGAGAGGgttaattccccctccctccgatCGGGATACGGGTTGCCCTATATGTGTGTGTACCTGGGAGAAGGTGAGTGAGAGGGTTAATTACCCTCCGATCGGGATACGGGCTTCCCTATATGTGTGTGTACCTGggaggaggtgggtgagagggttaattccccctccctccgatcgggatacgggcttccctgtgtgtgtgtaactgagaggaggtGAGTGAGAGGGTTAATTCCCCTCCTCTCTACCTCCGATCGGGATATGggcttccctgtgtgtgtgtaactgagaggaggtgagtgagagggttaattcccctcctctctccctccgatTGGGATACGggcttccctgtgtgtgtgtgtaactgggaggaggtgagtgagagggttaattccccctccctccgatCGGGATACAGGCTTCCCGATATgtgtgtgtaactgagaggaggtGAGTAAGAGGGTTaattcccctcctctctccctccgatCGGGATACGGGCTTCCCTATATGTGTGTGTAACTGGGAGGAGGTGAGTGAGAGGGTTaattcccctcctctctccctccgatcgggatacgggcttccctgtgtgtgtgtaactgggagGAGGTAAGTGAGAGGGTTAATTCCCCTCCTCTATCCCTCCGATCGGGATACAGGCTTCCCTATATgtgtgtgtaactgagaggaggtgagtgagagggttaattcccctcctctctccctccgatCGGGATACGGGCTTCCCTAGATGTGTGTGTAAGTGGGAGGAGGTGAGTGAGAGGGTTaattcccctcctctctccctccgatTGGGATACGGGCTTCCCTATATgtgtgtgtaactgagaggaggtgagtgagagggttaattcccctcctctctccctccgatCGGGATACGGGCTTCCCTATATgtgtgtgtaactgagaggaggtgggtgagagggttaattcgccctctctctctctctctccctctgatagGGGGGAACGAGCTGTTTGAATTCTTGCTGGAATCTGGGACAAGACGAAATCTGCTTGACTCATTAAAATTCCTGGTGAGGGTGGAACAGTGGGGTGTTTCTGTGCGCCGTTCGGTTTCCGTGGAGACCGGGAGATTATTTTGTATGATTACGATGAACCACACACATCCGCTCCAGCACTTCCACACTGTCCAATTTCAGAATCTCAAACTCATTCATATTTCCACACTTGTTCCCCGGGATTCGGGAGGGGGTGTGAATCAGGCAGGGTTCCTGCGcccgatccctgtccactgacccctgggttagggagggagggggaaatcagCCCAGCTGATGGACCGGGCAATTCATTCCCCTATTGGAAAGAGAGGCAGGTTTAATACCGAACCCACCTtctgcacagatacacacagcaatctgtacctgtcctgggagtgtttgatgggggacagtgtagagggagctttactctgtatctaaccccgcgctgtacctgtcctgggagtgtttgatgggggacagtgtagagggagctttactctgtatctaaccccgtgctgtacctgtcctgggagtgtttgatggggggacagtgtagagggagctttactctgtatctaaccccgtgctgtacctgtcctgggagtgtttgatgggagtcatgatgtggagatgccggcgttggactggggtgaacacagtaagaagtctcacaacaccaggttaaagtccaacaggtttatttggtagcaaataccatttgctttcggagcgctggtcctttgccactccatctgacgaaggaccagcgctccgaaagctaatggtatttgctaccaaataaacctgttggactttaacctggtgttgttaaaactcttactgtgcttgattgcgacagtgtagagggagctttactctgtatctaaccccgtgctgtacctgtcctgggagtgtttgatgggggacagtgtagagggagctttactctgtatctaaccccgtgctgtacctgtcctgagagtgtttgatggggcgacagtgtagagggagctttactctgtatctaaccccgtgctgtacctgtcctgggagtgtttgatgggggacagtgtagagggagctttactctgtatctaaccccgtgctgtacctgtcctgggagtgtttgatgggggacagtgcagagggagctttactctgtatctaaccccgtgctgtacctgtcctgagagtgtttgatggggcgacagtgtagagggagctttactctgtatctaaccccgtgctgtacctgtcctgggagtgtttgatgggggacagtgtagagggagctttactctgtatgtaaccccgtgctgcacctgtcctgggagtgtttgatgggggacagtgtagagggagctttattcagtatttaaccccgtgctgtacctgtcctgggagtgttggatgagggacagtatagagggagctttactctgtatctaaccccgtgctgtacctgtcctgggagtgtttgatgggggacagtgtagagggagctttactctgtatctaaccccgtgctgtacctgtcctgggagtgtttgatgggggacagtgtagagggagctttactctgtatctaaccccgtgctgtacctgtcctgggagtgtttgatgggggacagtgtagagggagctttactctgtatctaaccccgtgctgtacctgtcctgggagtgtttgatgggggacagtgtcgagggagctttactctgtatctaaccccgtgctgtacctgtcctgggagtgtttgatggggacagtgtagagggagctttactctgtatctaaccccgtgctgtacctgtcctgggagtgtttgatgggggactgtgtagagggagctttactctgtatctaaccccgtgctgtccctgtcctgggagtgtttgatgggggacagtgtagagggagctttactctgtatctaaccccgtgctgtacctgtcctgggagtgtttgatgggggacagtgtagagggagctttactctgtatctaaccccgtgctgtacctgtcctgggagtgtttgatgggggacagtgcagagggagctttactctgtatctaaccccgtgctgtacctgtcctgggagtgtttgatgggggacagtgtagagggagctttactctgtatctaaccccgtgctgtacctgtcctgggagtgtttgataggggacagtgtagagggagctttactctgtatctaaccccgtgctgtacctgttggtAATTATTGTTGGGGAAAGTGTAAGTTTTTACTGGTTATGTAAACTTTCTCTGCGGGTGATAATGATCCTGTGTGAGAGATGTGACTCACTCAAATCACTGCTCGGACATACACGCTTTCAGACAAGCAGAAATGTGACATGGGTGTTAACTAATTCACGATGATACAATGAGACAGACAATAGATTATAGCAGTTTCACATGCGTGGATGGTTCAATGGGACAGCATTTAAGATtccatctctccctcacccactggcagtgcgggactccctcagcactgaccctctgagagtgcggcactccctcagcactgaccctctgacagtgcggcgctccctcagcactgaccctctgacagtgcggcactcccccagtactgaccctctgacagtgcggcactccctcagtactgaccctctgacagtgcggcactccctcagcactgaccctctgacagtgcggcgctcccccagtactgaccctctgacagtgcggcactccctcagcactgaccctctgacagtgcggcactccctcagtactgaccctctgacagtgcggcgctccctcagcactgaccctctgacagtgcggcgctccctcagcactgaccctctgacagtgcggcactccctcagtactgaccctctgacagtgcggcgctccctcagcactgaccctctgac
This window contains:
- the LOC144490486 gene encoding pleckstrin homology domain-containing family G member 6-like, with protein sequence MSRFMARTWNIPQLTVLPPPRPAARDPEDFGLSEYEGVDPGPLGLVAARIQLFDGRKQDLYGSTHSMPQLLNGGTSADQKGSRTLGYQAKKTKKIVPEYVTLSRYQPPNNALLGYGLATDNRTRTRLSTIFNSTPVNKESEKMEELYQKLTAFSVFGLPRLAENIREDWEIREGQESRICLPKSWRDIVQGHEKMSRKQAHQQEAIWELLHTEITYLRKLKIITDVSPHRVPPADAQGKFTPRLHTGPVFGQPSSCS